A window of the Sandaracinaceae bacterium genome harbors these coding sequences:
- a CDS encoding N-6 DNA methylase has product MTTTQDIVQKLWRLCDVLRDDGITYHEYVTELTYLLFLKMAKETGREEQLPEGYRWDDLHTREGAEQLTFYRGQLLHLGTEASARVKAIYVNANTALKVPRNLKTLTDSIDALDWYSVEREQLGDLYEGLLEKNAGEKKSGAGQYFTPRPLIDSMVALVQPQAGELVQDPAAGTCGFLIAADRYVKAHTGDLFDLKTEQQEFQRMRAFYGAELVPDTQRLALMNLMLHDIEGDLVLGDTLSPMGESLPKADVMLSNPPFGTKKGGGSPTRDDFTFPTSNKQLAFLQHIYRGLKPGGRAAVVLPDNVLFEENAGTKIRQDLMDKCDLHTILRLPTGIFYAGGVKTNVLFFTRGKTDKGNTKTTWVYDMRANAPSFGKRTPLTREHFADFETCFGKSPLGASKRKDQGEDGRFRAFTRADIAKRGDNLDIAWLKDAGAQGHDELGEPDEIAEEIMGHLRTAMEELEALQGILGGEVTSL; this is encoded by the coding sequence ATGACGACCACCCAAGACATCGTTCAGAAGCTCTGGCGCCTGTGTGACGTGCTGCGCGACGACGGCATCACCTACCACGAGTACGTCACCGAGCTGACCTACCTGCTGTTCCTCAAGATGGCCAAGGAGACGGGCCGCGAGGAGCAGCTGCCCGAGGGCTATCGCTGGGACGACCTGCACACGCGCGAGGGGGCCGAGCAGCTCACCTTCTACCGCGGCCAGCTGCTGCATCTGGGCACGGAGGCCTCGGCGCGCGTGAAGGCCATCTACGTGAACGCCAACACCGCGCTCAAGGTGCCGCGCAACCTGAAGACGCTCACCGACAGCATCGACGCGCTGGACTGGTACTCGGTGGAGCGCGAGCAGCTGGGCGACCTGTACGAGGGGCTGCTGGAGAAGAACGCCGGCGAGAAGAAGAGCGGCGCCGGGCAGTACTTCACGCCGCGCCCGCTGATCGACTCCATGGTGGCGCTGGTGCAGCCGCAGGCGGGCGAGCTGGTGCAGGACCCGGCCGCGGGCACCTGCGGTTTCCTCATCGCCGCGGACCGCTACGTGAAGGCGCACACGGGCGACCTGTTCGACCTGAAGACCGAGCAGCAGGAGTTCCAGCGCATGCGCGCCTTCTACGGCGCCGAGCTGGTGCCCGACACGCAGCGCCTCGCGCTCATGAACCTGATGCTGCACGACATCGAGGGCGACCTGGTGCTGGGCGACACGCTCTCGCCCATGGGGGAGAGCCTGCCCAAGGCCGACGTCATGCTCAGCAACCCGCCCTTCGGCACCAAGAAGGGCGGTGGCAGCCCCACGCGCGACGACTTCACCTTCCCCACCAGCAACAAGCAGCTGGCCTTCCTGCAGCACATCTACCGCGGCCTGAAGCCCGGCGGGCGCGCCGCCGTCGTGCTGCCGGACAACGTGCTGTTCGAGGAGAACGCCGGCACCAAGATTCGCCAGGATCTCATGGACAAGTGCGACCTGCACACCATCCTGCGCCTGCCCACCGGCATCTTCTACGCAGGCGGCGTGAAGACCAACGTGCTCTTCTTCACGCGCGGCAAGACCGACAAGGGCAACACCAAGACCACCTGGGTCTACGACATGCGCGCCAACGCCCCCAGCTTCGGCAAGCGCACCCCGCTCACCCGCGAGCACTTTGCCGACTTCGAGACCTGCTTCGGCAAGAGCCCGCTGGGCGCCAGCAAGCGCAAGGACCAAGGCGAGGACGGCCGCTTCCGAGCGTTCACCCGCGCGGACATCGCCAAGCGCGGGGACAACCTCGACATCGCCTGGCTGAAGGACGCCGGCGCGCAGGGCCACGACGAGCTGGGCGAGCCGGACGAGATTGCGGAGGAGATCATGGGCCACCTGCGGACCGCGATGGAGGAGCTGGAGGCGCTGCAGGGGATCTTGGGTGGCGAGGTCACGTCCCTGTGA
- a CDS encoding restriction endonuclease subunit S, with product MTNNELPPGWVRMAARDLFTLVTSGSRGWAKYYADQGPLFIRVGNLDHNTIRLDLNGVQHVRPPEGAEGNRTQLRPNDILISITAELGMVGLVPEDLPEAYINQHVALARPVGDVDARFLAWFFATEGKVQLERLRRGATKAGLGLDDIRSVDVSMPPLNEQRRIVDKIEALTERSRRAKEALDAIPPLLERFRQSVLAAAFRGDLTADWRAKNPDVESADKLLERIRAERRRRWEEDYLAGQRAKGKEPTNDKWKAKYVEPEPVDTEGLPELPASWSWARLEELTPPEAPVVYGIVQPGPHVPGGVPYVRPADITEGRVDPHALLRTSAAIAGKHGRATLGVGDLVYSIVGTIGKHLIVDASLEGANITQSAVRIRPMAPLSAPQILWTLGCAPVQAQMKRLAFGNAVQRLNVAHMRELVVPVLPAAEWTVLEPLIEAADKCVAMQRGATVRSAEQLALLERAILAKAFRGALVPQDPNDDVQGIAEGTTRRARRRAP from the coding sequence GTGACTAATAACGAGCTGCCACCGGGCTGGGTGCGCATGGCGGCGCGGGACTTGTTCACCCTTGTTACTAGCGGCTCGCGCGGGTGGGCCAAGTACTACGCTGACCAGGGTCCATTGTTCATTCGCGTCGGCAACCTGGACCACAACACCATCCGCCTCGACCTCAACGGAGTCCAGCATGTGAGACCGCCCGAGGGGGCTGAAGGCAATCGCACGCAGCTCAGGCCCAACGACATCCTGATCTCGATCACGGCGGAACTCGGCATGGTCGGACTCGTCCCTGAGGACCTACCGGAGGCGTACATCAATCAGCACGTTGCGTTGGCGCGACCGGTCGGCGACGTCGACGCGCGTTTCCTCGCTTGGTTCTTCGCCACTGAGGGGAAGGTCCAACTCGAGCGACTGCGACGTGGTGCAACCAAAGCCGGACTCGGACTCGACGACATCCGCTCAGTGGACGTGTCCATGCCTCCACTCAACGAGCAGCGCCGCATCGTCGACAAGATCGAAGCCCTGACGGAACGCAGTCGGCGCGCGAAGGAGGCCCTCGACGCCATCCCGCCGCTGCTCGAGCGCTTCCGCCAGTCCGTGCTCGCGGCGGCCTTCCGCGGCGACCTCACGGCGGACTGGCGCGCTAAGAACCCCGACGTCGAGTCCGCCGACAAGCTCCTCGAGCGCATCCGCGCCGAGCGCCGCCGCCGCTGGGAGGAGGACTACCTCGCCGGACAGCGCGCGAAGGGCAAGGAGCCCACGAACGACAAGTGGAAGGCGAAGTACGTCGAGCCCGAGCCGGTGGACACGGAGGGGTTGCCGGAACTGCCCGCGTCGTGGTCGTGGGCGAGGCTGGAAGAACTCACGCCACCAGAGGCTCCTGTCGTGTACGGGATCGTTCAGCCTGGACCCCACGTACCCGGTGGTGTGCCCTACGTGCGTCCTGCCGACATTACTGAGGGGCGCGTTGACCCGCACGCGCTTCTGCGGACGAGTGCCGCCATCGCGGGGAAGCACGGGCGAGCGACTCTCGGGGTCGGCGACCTCGTGTACTCGATCGTTGGAACGATTGGAAAGCACCTGATCGTGGACGCGTCGCTGGAGGGCGCGAACATCACTCAGTCTGCCGTTCGGATCCGTCCGATGGCACCTTTGTCCGCCCCGCAGATCCTCTGGACACTCGGCTGTGCGCCAGTTCAGGCACAAATGAAGCGGTTGGCTTTCGGAAATGCCGTCCAACGCTTGAACGTCGCCCACATGCGTGAACTCGTCGTGCCCGTGCTTCCCGCGGCGGAGTGGACCGTCCTGGAGCCGCTAATCGAGGCCGCAGACAAATGCGTTGCGATGCAAAGAGGGGCTACGGTCCGAAGCGCTGAGCAGCTGGCTTTGCTCGAACGTGCGATCTTGGCGAAGGCGTTTCGGGGCGCGCTCGTGCCGCAAGACCCCAATGACGATGTGCAGGGTATCGCGGAAGGCACGACCCGCCGTGCACGGCGACGGGCGCCGTGA